The nucleotide window GTTATCCTCATTCGCTCCACGTGTTCCACTTCAAGAGGCTCATATCCCAGCCCTTCTGCATTCTCCTGATAAACCAAGGCGTCAGCGTATGCGCTTACGTGGCCATGAAGACGAAACCGCTCTGCGAGGTCCCGATTGTCCTCGCCATCTGTCGATTCCTGTATCAAGAATGCGGCAACCGCAAGTTCGTGAATTGTCCGCGCTCGCGCAAGTGCGTCAAGGGGGAAGCCCCCGCTCAGTAGATGGTGCACTGCGTGGGCCACTCGACACGCGCGCGCGCAGATGTCATCTAGTGCGAAGAACGCATGGTCTTGCTGCTCTGCGGCACCAATTCGGCTCGTTTGGCCAACGCGTTCCCAAAAATCGATGGCCAGGCCTACGAGGGCCAAATAGCCGTCCAAGGGCACTCGCCATCGGTCGAGCAATCTCTGCTCAAAAGACTCCGTTTCCCGTTGGCGTTGTGCGGCGTAGGCGGGAATTGCCCTTCGGAACGCTTCAATTGCTTCCGCGCTTCCCTCATCTAAAGCCCGTTGCAATGTCTCGGCCGCGAGCCGGCCTGCATCAGCCTCCGGCAGGCCCCTGTTCAACGCACCCGCTTCTGCCTCTTGTGCTTGATCGAGCACGTTGCACCCGAGTTGTGCAATCTCCGGAAACATAAGCCATCCCCTCGTGCCCTGCTTCCCGGACTACCTCGTCCGGCTAACGGCCTCATGACTCCTCCGGTTACCGTGCCATGCATGTGCCAGCAGCCGGTACCCCGGGCCGTGACCAGCGGGCACGGACTGCCTGCATTGAGTTGGCTCACGAGACCCATGTCGGCCGCGATCTTCGTCCTCCCGCACTGACGATGCGTCGGCACTTGCTCCGCAGGCGCGCGCCTGGCGCAGTCTCATTCAGCCCTAAATACGCCGAACTCCGGCCTTCGACGGTAAGAGATGCTGAGAGGTGTTTGCGGAGGCGGCGGCGGGTCCGGGTAGTTAGATCGAGGGAAGCAACTTGATCTCCTAGTGCGCGTGTCGCCTTCACAGATGAGCAGACTGACGTGGGACGGGCCGATGTTCGGCACCTTGAAGCAGGTTGTCGCCAGACCCATCTGGCGAGTTCTTAAGGCGAGGTTGAGCGACGGTCGCCCGGCGACCTCGAACGACGCGTACCAAACCCTCTGCCGCCAGCAGCGCCACGCCGCGGTGAGCGGTACCGACCGAAACGCCAAGCGCCGTAGCCAGCTCGGCAACCGCAGGGAGTTGGTCGCCGGGCCGAAGCTGACCATTGGCGATCTGCTCGCGCAGGCCAGCGGCTATCGCTTGGTACGGGCTGGTCGACACAATGCCTTGAGTTGGCGTGACTGGTCGCGGCGGCATCCGAGCGGCCAGCGTCCCTGCCGCCCGTTGGTCCGACTCCGACAGCCAGGCTGCGTACACCCTGAGGGTCGTTGTCCCACCGCCGCCATGACCAAGCCGGCCGGCGACCGTCCGTACGTCAACGCCAGCGTTTATCAGCTCGGTTGCCGAGTAGTGCCGCAGTGCGTGAATGTGGCTGTCGATGCCGAGCCGGGTTGCGAGCCGGCCGTACCGCTGAGTAATGGTGTCGGGTCGGTAGCCACGGCTGTTGTCCGGTTCGGGGGAGAAGACGTAATCGGCAGTGTCGGCGTCAGCGCCGAGCTGCGCCAGGCGGTCAAGGTACCGACCGCGCAGCTCACGCAGCACTTCGATCGTCTCGGGGTCGAGAGCCACCCGCCGCTGCTGGTGCGTCTTGGTGTCCTTCTCCCGCAGCTCGCCGTGTTCGTCCAGGTAGGCGCTGCGCCGCAGCGTCAGCACACCGGCGTCCAAGTCGAGATGCTGCCAGCGCAGCGCACACAGTTCACCGCGCCTGGCGCCCGTCGTCATGGCAAGCCAGACCAGCGCGCCCCAGTCAGGGTCACGCCACGCTTTATTGATGATGCGCGCGGCTTCGGCCGGGTTTGGCGGTTGCGGGTCGGGGTGCGGCGGCGCAGGGGGCTCGGCCTGTCCGGCGGGGTTGACGGCGATCCAGCGCCACCGGACGGCGCGACTGAGCGCACCACTGAGGATCCAGTGAATCTGGCGCACGGACGAAGCGCTGAGCGGCTTGCAGACGTGCGGCCGGCACTTCGCCGTGCAAGTGTGTTCACCTTCTACGCGGTGTTTCACGTACGCCTTACCGCCGCACCAGTCGCGGCAGCGACGGAGGCTCGCGTAGAACGACTCCAACGTCTCGGCGTCGAGTCGGCCAACCGGCAGGTTGCCCAGCACTGGCCGTACGTGCTTGTTGAGCTTGTTGACGTAGCCCATACGGGTGGTGGCCTCGATGTCGGCCACCTCAAGCCATCGGTCTAGAAGCTGGTCGAGCGTGGCGCGTGTACATGGGTTGCGCCGCTCGTCCACCTGGGCCAGCAAACGGGTACGCGCCTTCTCGGCGTACTTGACGGCGGCGCGGCCGGCGGGGAATGACCTCGGTCAGGTGGCGCCGCTTCCCGCCGATCAGGTCGACGCCGGCATAGACCTTCACCCGCAGTGACCCGCTGGGCAGGGTTTCGTTCTCGCCGCACAGGCGCTGCTGCGTCCGTTCGAGGCTGCCACGGCCCGCCGGAGCGCGCTCGCACCACGAGCAGCCCCATAGGAGCTGGTCAGAGGGAGGGATTGCCTGTGCGCCCGGCAGGATTCGAACCTGCGGCCTTGGGATTAGAAGTCTTCTAGGTGGGTGTCTACCGGGATCTACCGACGTCTAAAGGTGCAGGTCAAGGCGCATACATGAACCTCTGTAGACGATCGCAGATGTTGGTGTACTGCAACTGGATCTGCAACGGCCCGTAAGGGCTACAGAACGTAAGCGGGCCGGGCAGGAGTTGGCGCTCCTGATCCCGACCCTTGATCGAACCGACCTGACTCAACCAGGAGGTACGACCCGTGAGCATCATCGCATCCGCATCGGTCCCGTCGGAGCACCGGCTCGACGGCGCCAACACCACCGATCTGGCCCTCATCCGCGCCGACCTCGGCCTGCGGATTCAGGAGCTGGACAGCACGTACGTTCAGCCGCTCTCCGACGCGGAGGTGGCCCGCCGGCTCGGTGTCGGTGAGCACGAGGTGCACGCAGCCCGCTTCCCGGTGAACCAGGCGTACACCGGCCGTGCCGCGGTCCCGACCCAGCCGACCGCCGAGATGCTGGCGTTGGGCCAGCGGGCGTGGGAACTGGCCCAGACCTCCCCGAAGCCGCTGAGCGACAGGCAGCTGGCGGTCAACCTGGGGACCAGCGAAGCGCGCATCAACGCCGCGGTGCTGGCGTACCTGAACACTCAGCCGCCGGCCGCCGCGGCGCTCACGCTCGGACGCAGCGTGGACGCCATGCTGAACGCCGACCCTCACGCCACGTACGACGAGGTGGCCGCCGACCTGGGCATCACCGTCGACCAGGCCCTCGACGCCCGTAACAACATCGTCTGCCTCGACGAGGGCGTGGTGCGGCTGATCCGCATCCCCGAGCCGGTCGAGGGCCGGACGGACTTCCTGGGGCGGCCGTCGGTGGACTGCGGC belongs to Micromonospora ureilytica and includes:
- a CDS encoding DUF5677 domain-containing protein, which codes for MFPEIAQLGCNVLDQAQEAEAGALNRGLPEADAGRLAAETLQRALDEGSAEAIEAFRRAIPAYAAQRQRETESFEQRLLDRWRVPLDGYLALVGLAIDFWERVGQTSRIGAAEQQDHAFFALDDICARACRVAHAVHHLLSGGFPLDALARARTIHELAVAAFLIQESTDGEDNRDLAERFRLHGHVSAYADALVYQENAEGLGYEPLEVEHVERMRITREELLTRFGRSYRNEYGWASKLLDKDRPTFRDLEERANLSHLRGFYRWSSQEVHSGARSLSFNSIDFRGQEVQLVNRTNHYLADPAQIALIALMQCMSALLVYSVTDPQELLYMTTMSHFVDETCNSFVAVQEQIDREEENVTHSPPEQP
- a CDS encoding tyrosine-type recombinase/integrase is translated as MDERRNPCTRATLDQLLDRWLEVADIEATTRMGYVNKLNKHVRPVLGNLPVGRLDAETLESFYASLRRCRDWCGGKAYVKHRVEGEHTCTAKCRPHVCKPLSASSVRQIHWILSGALSRAVRWRWIAVNPAGQAEPPAPPHPDPQPPNPAEAARIINKAWRDPDWGALVWLAMTTGARRGELCALRWQHLDLDAGVLTLRRSAYLDEHGELREKDTKTHQQRRVALDPETIEVLRELRGRYLDRLAQLGADADTADYVFSPEPDNSRGYRPDTITQRYGRLATRLGIDSHIHALRHYSATELINAGVDVRTVAGRLGHGGGGTTTLRVYAAWLSESDQRAAGTLAARMPPRPVTPTQGIVSTSPYQAIAAGLREQIANGQLRPGDQLPAVAELATALGVSVGTAHRGVALLAAEGLVRVVRGRRATVAQPRLKNSPDGSGDNLLQGAEHRPVPRQSAHL